The following coding sequences lie in one Rhizobium rhododendri genomic window:
- a CDS encoding DNA polymerase III subunit chi → MTEVLFYHLTESKLEDALPPLLDKSVERGWRVAVQGRDPARRDLLDSHLWTFREDSFLPHGTDAGEAPEHQPVLLTLSPENVNDAKVRFFVDGAEAEEIDVYDRVVFMFDGYDQSQLEGARAQWKKLKAEGHKLTYWQQTQEGRWEKKA, encoded by the coding sequence ATGACCGAGGTGCTGTTCTATCATCTGACGGAATCAAAGCTCGAGGACGCCCTGCCGCCATTGCTCGACAAAAGCGTCGAGCGTGGCTGGCGGGTGGCGGTGCAAGGTCGCGACCCGGCTCGGCGCGACCTGCTCGACAGCCATTTGTGGACATTCCGCGAGGACAGTTTCCTTCCTCATGGCACCGATGCCGGCGAGGCGCCAGAACACCAGCCGGTGCTGCTGACGCTGTCGCCGGAAAATGTCAACGATGCCAAGGTCCGCTTCTTCGTCGACGGTGCCGAAGCTGAAGAGATCGACGTCTACGACCGCGTCGTCTTCATGTTTGACGGCTACGATCAGTCACAACTGGAAGGTGCCCGGGCCCAGTGGAAAAAGCTGAAAGCCGAGGGCCACAAGCTCACCTACTGGCAGCAGACCCAGGAAGGTCGCTGGGAAAAGAAGGCCTGA
- a CDS encoding GrpB family protein yields the protein MQRNEESAYGLGVKHKLVVLAEPDDRWPKAYAEEAECIRLVLGALAIDIQHFGSTSIPGIRAKPVIDIIVGIRRFEDGSDCIKPMQSIGYDYAGADIVPDDHIFGRGIKQQTRTHLVHIVEHQGFHWRRNLLFRDKLRTNAALASEYEDLKISLAAKFSGDRAAYTDAKKAFIDKVVGNG from the coding sequence ATGCAGCGGAATGAAGAATCAGCCTACGGTCTTGGCGTCAAACATAAGCTCGTCGTGCTCGCGGAGCCCGACGACCGATGGCCTAAGGCCTACGCCGAGGAAGCCGAATGCATCCGGCTTGTACTGGGTGCACTTGCGATCGATATCCAGCACTTCGGAAGCACTTCGATACCGGGCATCAGGGCGAAGCCCGTTATCGATATCATCGTCGGCATCCGTCGTTTCGAAGACGGTAGTGACTGTATCAAGCCGATGCAATCCATTGGCTACGATTATGCCGGCGCAGATATCGTTCCGGATGACCATATTTTCGGACGTGGTATCAAGCAGCAGACGCGCACCCATCTCGTGCATATTGTAGAACATCAAGGTTTTCATTGGAGGCGAAACCTGCTGTTTCGCGACAAACTCCGCACGAATGCCGCCCTGGCGTCTGAGTATGAAGATCTTAAGATTTCTCTTGCAGCCAAATTTTCCGGGGACCGCGCCGCCTATACGGACGCGAAGAAAGCTTTCATCGACAAGGTAGTCGGGAACGGGTGA
- a CDS encoding Gfo/Idh/MocA family protein: MSSNPSAPIQLGIVGVGKIVRDQHLPSIAANADYNLIATASRNGTVDGIQSFTTIDEMIATVPAMNAVSLCMPPQYRYEAAYKALTAGKHVFLEKPPGATLSEVHDLEALAKAKGVSLFASWHSRYAPGVEAAKDFLAATTIKSMHVIWKEDVRHWHPNQDWIWQAGGLGVFDPGINALSIVTHILPRAIFLTGATLEFPENRDAPIAADLHFKDATGVPVHAEFDWRQTGKQSWDIIVETEAGTMRLADGGAKLFVDEELKLAEPEAEYPSLYRRFAEIVKAGTSDVDLAPLRHVADAFMLGKRKFVEAFHD, translated from the coding sequence ATGTCTTCCAATCCCTCCGCCCCCATCCAGCTCGGCATCGTCGGCGTCGGCAAGATCGTCCGCGACCAGCATCTGCCGTCGATCGCGGCCAATGCGGACTACAACCTGATCGCCACAGCCAGCCGCAACGGCACTGTCGACGGCATCCAGAGTTTCACGACCATCGACGAGATGATTGCCACTGTTCCTGCGATGAACGCCGTGTCGCTGTGCATGCCGCCGCAATACCGCTATGAGGCCGCCTACAAGGCGCTGACGGCGGGCAAGCACGTGTTTCTCGAGAAGCCACCGGGCGCGACACTGAGCGAAGTCCACGACCTCGAAGCGCTGGCGAAGGCCAAGGGCGTGTCGTTGTTTGCAAGCTGGCATTCGCGCTACGCACCGGGCGTCGAGGCCGCAAAGGACTTTCTTGCCGCGACGACGATCAAGAGCATGCATGTCATCTGGAAGGAAGACGTGCGCCACTGGCATCCGAACCAGGACTGGATCTGGCAGGCCGGCGGCCTCGGCGTGTTCGATCCCGGCATCAACGCCCTGTCGATCGTCACCCACATCCTGCCTCGCGCCATCTTCCTCACCGGCGCAACCCTGGAGTTCCCGGAAAACCGCGATGCACCCATCGCTGCCGACCTGCACTTCAAGGATGCCACCGGAGTGCCCGTGCACGCTGAATTCGACTGGCGCCAGACTGGCAAGCAGAGCTGGGATATCATCGTCGAGACGGAGGCCGGCACGATGCGGCTGGCCGATGGCGGCGCCAAGCTTTTCGTCGACGAAGAACTGAAGCTCGCCGAACCGGAGGCGGAATACCCGTCGCTGTACCGCCGCTTCGCCGAAATCGTCAAGGCCGGCACATCGGACGTCGATCTCGCCCCCCTCCGCCACGTCGCCGACGCCTTCATGCTCGGCAAGCGCAAGTTCGTGGAAGCGTTCCACGATTGA
- a CDS encoding polysaccharide deacetylase family protein, translated as MFSRPVVAGLLASLMLAGCATKPTTEMSLKTSYAPGATVTAPLKAHDPIAMEPTAWGGYWHHLAGRTLTVSSLHDLKLADKEVILTFDDGPMPGKTEKILATLDQFGVKGAFMMVGEMAAAHPAIARKVLDDGNAIGSHTYRHPDLARMSFDMAIAEVVKGENAVSKAIGTDVNFFRFPYLADTKSLRSAIAQRDMIVMDVDIDSKDYFTVKPAIVLERTMEELHRRGRGIILMHDIHQRTAIMLPGLLNRLEKEGYKVVTLRYGRDAAPGNVIAMADLKMSR; from the coding sequence ATGTTCTCACGTCCCGTTGTCGCCGGCCTTCTGGCCAGCCTGATGCTCGCCGGCTGCGCGACAAAACCGACGACAGAGATGTCGCTGAAAACCTCCTACGCGCCGGGCGCTACTGTCACTGCACCGCTCAAGGCCCACGATCCCATTGCCATGGAGCCGACCGCCTGGGGAGGCTACTGGCACCATCTTGCCGGTCGGACACTGACGGTCTCGTCCCTGCACGACCTCAAGCTTGCCGACAAGGAAGTAATCCTCACCTTCGACGATGGCCCGATGCCGGGAAAGACCGAGAAAATCCTTGCGACACTCGACCAGTTCGGCGTCAAGGGTGCCTTCATGATGGTCGGAGAAATGGCCGCCGCCCATCCAGCGATTGCCCGCAAGGTTCTCGACGACGGCAATGCCATCGGCAGCCATACCTACCGCCATCCGGATCTCGCCAGGATGAGCTTCGACATGGCCATAGCCGAGGTCGTCAAAGGCGAGAATGCCGTCTCGAAGGCCATCGGTACCGATGTCAACTTCTTCCGCTTCCCCTATCTCGCCGACACGAAAAGCCTGCGCTCGGCGATTGCCCAGCGCGACATGATCGTCATGGATGTCGATATCGACAGCAAGGATTATTTCACCGTCAAGCCGGCTATCGTCCTCGAGCGTACCATGGAGGAGCTGCATCGGCGCGGTCGCGGCATCATCCTGATGCACGATATCCACCAACGTACTGCGATCATGCTGCCGGGCCTGCTCAACAGACTTGAGAAGGAGGGCTACAAGGTGGTCACGCTTCGCTACGGGCGTGACGCGGCACCGGGCAACGTCATTGCCATGGCCGATCTGAAAATGAGCCGTTAA
- a CDS encoding ABC-F family ATP-binding cassette domain-containing protein, translated as MITLNNISARIAGRLLIDQASIALPAGIKAGFVGKNGAGKSTLFKIITGDMESETGNVSIPKNARIGQVAQEAPGTEEPLLEIVLKADKEREALLAEAETATDPNRIGEIHMRLADIGAHSAESRAASILAGLGFDAEAQLRPASSFSGGWRMRVALAAVLFSEPDLLLLDEPTNYLDLEGTLWLEDYISRYPHTVIIISHDRDLLNTAVNAIVHLDQQKLTFYRGSYDQFERQRAEANELQTKAKVKNDAARKHLQSFIDRFKAKASKARQAQSRVKALERMGTVSSVIEDNVQGFKFPDPEKEAASPIIAIESGSVGYAPGKPILQHLTLRIDTDDRIALLGSNGNGKSTFAKFISGRLPGSPGSVKTASGLKIGFFAQHQLDDLIPEQTAVEHVRRRMPGATEGKVRARVAQMGLATAKMETAAKDLSGGEKARLLMGLAAFDAPNLLILDEPTNHLDIDSRNALIQALNEYSGAVILISHDRHLIEATADRLWLVKDGTVMNYDGDLEDYRNTIVAASRGGKGGKKSPEDKANKAEQRKANADKRAANAPLKKKINDVEALTQKLQKQIQALDRELEDQEIYDKFPDKAAAKVKERADLMAKIAKSEEQWMLLSDEYEAAMAG; from the coding sequence ATGATCACGCTCAACAACATTTCCGCCCGCATCGCAGGGCGCCTTCTCATCGACCAGGCAAGCATCGCGCTGCCGGCCGGCATAAAGGCCGGCTTCGTCGGCAAGAACGGTGCAGGCAAGTCGACGCTCTTCAAGATCATTACCGGTGACATGGAAAGCGAGACGGGCAACGTCTCCATTCCGAAGAATGCCCGCATCGGCCAGGTCGCGCAGGAAGCGCCGGGTACGGAAGAGCCCCTGCTGGAAATCGTGCTGAAGGCGGACAAGGAGCGCGAGGCGCTGCTGGCCGAAGCCGAGACCGCGACCGATCCTAATCGCATCGGCGAAATCCACATGCGGCTGGCCGACATCGGCGCCCATTCGGCGGAATCGCGGGCAGCGAGCATCCTTGCAGGTCTCGGCTTCGATGCCGAGGCGCAGCTGCGTCCGGCCTCGAGCTTTTCCGGCGGCTGGCGGATGCGCGTGGCGCTTGCCGCCGTGCTGTTTTCCGAGCCAGACCTGCTGCTGCTGGACGAGCCGACCAACTATCTCGACCTTGAAGGCACGCTGTGGCTGGAAGACTATATCAGCCGCTATCCGCACACCGTGATCATCATCAGCCATGACCGCGACCTGCTCAACACCGCAGTCAACGCCATCGTCCATCTCGACCAGCAGAAGCTGACCTTCTATCGCGGCTCCTACGACCAGTTCGAGCGCCAGCGCGCTGAAGCCAACGAGTTGCAGACGAAGGCCAAGGTCAAGAACGATGCGGCGCGCAAGCATCTGCAGTCCTTCATCGACCGCTTCAAAGCCAAGGCCTCCAAGGCCCGCCAGGCGCAGAGCCGCGTCAAGGCGCTGGAGCGCATGGGCACCGTCTCGTCGGTCATCGAGGACAATGTCCAGGGCTTCAAGTTCCCCGATCCCGAGAAGGAAGCCGCCTCCCCGATCATCGCCATCGAGAGCGGCTCCGTAGGCTATGCGCCGGGCAAGCCGATCCTGCAGCACCTGACCCTGCGCATCGACACCGACGACCGCATCGCGCTGCTCGGCTCGAACGGCAACGGCAAGTCAACATTTGCCAAATTCATCTCCGGCCGTCTTCCTGGCTCACCGGGTTCGGTCAAGACCGCATCCGGCCTGAAGATCGGCTTCTTTGCCCAGCATCAGCTGGACGACCTCATTCCCGAGCAGACGGCCGTCGAGCACGTGCGTCGCCGCATGCCAGGCGCCACCGAAGGCAAGGTGCGGGCGCGCGTTGCCCAGATGGGGCTTGCGACCGCCAAGATGGAAACCGCAGCGAAGGATCTGTCGGGTGGCGAAAAGGCACGCCTGCTGATGGGGCTTGCCGCCTTCGACGCGCCGAACCTGCTGATCCTCGACGAACCGACCAACCATCTCGATATCGACAGCCGCAACGCGCTGATCCAGGCGCTGAACGAATATTCCGGCGCCGTCATCCTGATCTCGCATGACCGCCATCTGATCGAAGCCACCGCCGACAGGCTGTGGCTCGTCAAGGACGGCACCGTCATGAACTATGACGGCGACCTCGAGGATTACCGCAACACCATCGTTGCTGCATCGCGCGGCGGCAAGGGCGGCAAGAAGAGCCCGGAAGACAAGGCCAACAAGGCCGAGCAGCGCAAGGCCAACGCCGACAAGCGCGCCGCCAACGCACCGCTGAAGAAAAAGATCAACGATGTCGAGGCTTTGACGCAGAAACTGCAGAAGCAGATTCAGGCTCTCGACCGCGAACTGGAAGACCAGGAGATCTACGACAAGTTTCCTGACAAGGCCGCAGCCAAGGTCAAGGAACGCGCCGACCTGATGGCCAAGATCGCCAAGAGCGAAGAGCAGTGGATGTTGCTCTCGGACGAATACGAGGCAGCGATGGCGGGGTGA
- a CDS encoding GGDEF domain-containing protein, whose translation MKHPTPGAAATSANSMLGPVDLQKVGHAMAKFKVRGLPRNYQLFHEALFGADRSLSNEIALLGSHPSQAMLDEIGLRYRLVSHCGLVAENTQSETARMLRDVAGQLAEGLRHKQSFVQAVETITQSVNEDPMQSLAAFSAEMDFLNASLTNLMIYETGLTEKLTDQMDRIATLEKGNAAIRTAVATDRITGLPNQIALINRLIELYDEDSAQGIALIMVDIDDFGAFNGKFGPQAANHLLKKLGGLFRKSIKKNDLVVRMTGDDFCFLVTDVNTEGARAIAARLRTSVEETLVYATSDKSDPGRLSISAGIALSTDAPSAAQLMAHAEAALASAQANRRHPIQLFSHDARP comes from the coding sequence ATGAAACACCCAACGCCAGGCGCTGCTGCGACTTCGGCCAATTCGATGCTCGGTCCGGTCGACCTCCAGAAGGTTGGCCACGCCATGGCCAAGTTCAAGGTCCGCGGGTTGCCGCGCAACTACCAGCTTTTCCATGAGGCACTGTTCGGCGCCGACCGCAGCCTATCGAACGAGATCGCTCTTCTCGGCAGCCACCCTTCGCAGGCCATGCTCGACGAGATCGGCCTCAGGTACCGCCTTGTCAGCCATTGCGGACTGGTCGCCGAGAATACCCAGTCAGAGACAGCACGGATGCTGCGCGACGTCGCCGGGCAACTGGCCGAGGGCCTGAGGCACAAGCAGAGTTTCGTTCAAGCCGTCGAAACGATCACACAGTCTGTCAACGAAGACCCGATGCAGAGCCTTGCTGCATTTTCCGCCGAGATGGATTTCCTCAACGCCTCGCTGACCAACCTGATGATCTACGAGACCGGGCTGACGGAAAAGTTGACTGACCAGATGGACAGGATCGCCACGCTGGAAAAGGGCAACGCGGCAATCCGCACCGCCGTTGCCACCGACCGCATCACCGGGCTGCCCAACCAGATTGCCCTCATCAACCGGCTGATAGAGTTGTACGACGAAGACAGCGCCCAGGGGATTGCGCTGATCATGGTAGACATCGACGATTTCGGGGCATTCAACGGCAAGTTCGGACCGCAGGCCGCCAATCACCTGCTGAAGAAGCTGGGCGGGCTTTTCCGCAAGAGCATCAAGAAGAACGATCTCGTCGTTCGCATGACAGGCGACGACTTCTGCTTCCTGGTGACAGACGTGAATACCGAGGGCGCTCGGGCAATCGCTGCAAGGCTTCGGACATCAGTCGAGGAAACGCTGGTCTATGCAACCTCTGACAAAAGCGATCCGGGCCGGCTCAGTATCTCTGCCGGCATTGCGCTCAGCACCGACGCTCCATCGGCAGCCCAACTCATGGCCCACGCCGAGGCGGCACTTGCCAGCGCGCAAGCCAACCGCCGCCATCCGATACAGCTGTTCAGCCACGACGCGCGCCCTTAA
- the ndk gene encoding nucleoside-diphosphate kinase, producing MATERTFSMIKPDATKRNLTGAITKILEDAGLKVVASKRVWMSKREAEGFYAVHKERPFFGELVDSMTSGPTVVQVLEGEGAILKNREVMGATNPANAAEGTIRKLHALSIGENSVHGSDAPETAAEEIAYWFSGTEIVG from the coding sequence ATGGCCACTGAACGCACCTTTTCGATGATCAAGCCTGATGCAACCAAGCGCAACCTGACCGGCGCGATCACCAAGATTCTCGAAGATGCCGGCCTCAAGGTCGTTGCTTCCAAGCGCGTCTGGATGAGCAAGCGCGAAGCCGAAGGCTTTTACGCCGTGCACAAGGAGCGGCCTTTCTTCGGCGAACTCGTTGACTCCATGACATCTGGCCCGACGGTCGTTCAGGTTCTCGAAGGCGAAGGCGCCATCCTCAAGAACCGCGAAGTCATGGGCGCAACCAACCCGGCTAACGCTGCCGAAGGCACGATCCGCAAGCTGCACGCCCTGTCGATCGGCGAGAACTCGGTTCACGGTTCGGACGCTCCCGAAACCGCTGCCGAGGAAATCGCTTACTGGTTCTCCGGCACCGAAATCGTCGGCTGA